CTGCTGCCATTTGTGATTGCCGGAGTAGTGATCTTGCACATTTGGGCGTTGCATATTCCGGGATCGTCAAACCCGACTGGTGTTGAAGTGAAGAGTGAAAGCGACACAGTGCCTTTCCACCCGTACTACACGGCAAAGGACGGTTTTGGGCTGGGCCTGATCCTGATCCTGTTCTCAATCGTGGTGTTCTATTTCCCGACCACGCTTGGTCACGCGGAAAACTACATTGAGGCGAACCCGCTTTCGACCCCGGCGCTGATCGTTCCGGAATGGTATTTCTACCCATTCTACGCGATCCTCCGCGCCTTCACTTTTGACTTGGTGATTCCGTTCACCAGCATTGTCTTGATCCCGGCAAAGCTGCTCGGTGTCATGGCTATGTTCGGCTCGATCCTGATCTGGTTCTTTCTGCCATGGCTGGACAAGGGACCAGTTCGTTCAGGCCATTATCGCCCGACATTCCGTAAATTCTTCTGGGCGCTGGTCGTCTGCATGGCGGTACTGTTCTACGTTGGAGGCATGCCGGCTGAAGAGCCCTACGTGATGATCAGTCAGCTCGCCACCGCATACTATTTCTTGCACTTCCTGGTGATTCTGCCGCTGCTGAGTTCGATCGAGAAGACCGAGCCATTGCCATACTCGATCACTGATGCGGTGCTGGGCAAAGACGGCGCTACGGCGCAACCGGCTGAGTAAGCCCGACGAAGACTGGATAGAGAGAGACACGAACCATGATCCGTATCGGTGCAATCTTAATCGGCCTGTTTTTTTCAGGGATCGCCCTGTGGTCACTCGGTAAGGGTGCTTATGCCAATTTTACCGAACCTGGTGAGAAGCCTGCCTACTACGCATTTAAGAAGAAGGCAGAGGGTCCCGACGAAGCGTTCAGCTTCGAAGGGCCGTTTGGAACCTGGGACTATGCCCAGCTTCAGCGCGGTTATCAGGTCTACAAGGAAGTTTGCGCGGCATGTCACTCGATCGAGTATGTTGCGTTTCGCAATCTCGCAGAGCTGGGCTACAACGAAGCCGAAGTCAAACAGGAAGCTTCGACCTATAACATTCCTGTCTATGATGCTTCGCTTGCCGAAGTGGAAACCCGTCCGGGCCTGCCAACCGATCACTTCCCTGCAGTGCCGTACTTCGGTGCAGGCGAACCGCCTGATCTTTCACTCATGACAAAGGCGCGCAAGAATGGCATCGATTATGTCTATTCGCTGCTGACTGGATATGGTGAGCCCGATCCAGAGCTGTTGGCCGCGAACCCCGATTTCGAAGTGCCGGCCGGCCTCTATTTCAACCCATATTTTGCCAATGTGAACCTGTCGATGGCGCCGCCGTTGGTTGCGGACGGTCAGGTTACGTACAATGACGGGACTGAAGCGACTGTCAGCCAGATGGCGAAAGATGTGACGGCGTTTCTAACGTGGACCGCAGAACCGCGCCTGATTGATCGCAAGCAAACGGGTATTCCGGTTCTGGTCTTCCTGTTCTTCGCTACGATCCTGGCATATCTGTCGAAGAAACAAATCTGGGCTTCGGTGAAGCCACGCAAAGACTGATCATTGCCACTGCGTATTTACAAAGCGCTCTGCCATCCGCGTGATGGTGGGGCGTTTTGCTTCTGGGGGCTTGTATGACGCCTGAAGAGCTTAGGGGCCTGGTCCGGACCGTACCGAATTTTCCCCAACCGGGTATCCAGTTTCGTGACATCACAACGCTGATCAGCCATCCATTGGGGCTGGCAACCAGTGTGCGGCTACTGGCTGACCGCGCGCGCGAGCTGGGTGCAGAGGCAATCGCCGGGATGGAAGCGAGAGGGTTTATCTTCGGTGCCGCCGTTGCCGTCGAACTGGAGCTGGGTTTTATTCCGGTGCGGAAACCGGGCAAGCTTCCGATTGAGACAATCGGTATCGATTACGCTCTTGAGTACGGGACAGACCGCCTGGAAATTGATCCCGGTGCCATTTCGCAAGGGCAGACCGTGGTGATCGTCGATGATCTCATCGCAACCGGTGGTACAGCGCTGGCGGCGGCAGAATTGCTGCGTCAGGCGGGCGCGACAGTCGACGATGCGCTGTTTGTTATCGACCTGCCCGATCTAGGCGGCGCGCAGAAACTTCGCGATGCCAGCGTGGAAGTCAGCACATTGATGGAATTCGAAGGCGATTGATCCGCCTTAGCTGAGCTTGGCTACCTCGTTCAGCACGCGCTCTGCCCATTCCGGACGGCAGATCAGCAGGTCCGGCAGATACGTGTCTTTGTTGTTGTAAGTGAGAGGGGACCCATCGATCCGGCTACAGTGAAGCCCATGGGCCTTTGCCACCGCCACAGGCGCGCAGCTGTCCCACTCATACTGTCCGCCAGAGTGGAGATAGATTTCTGCCTCGCCGCGTACGACTGCCATCGCCTTGGCACCGGCGCTGCCCATCGGCACCAACTCGCCGCCAATCGCCTTTGAAACTTCGACCGCTTCCTTGGCCGGGCGTGTGCGGCTAACCACCAGACGCGGAACAGGTGCGGCCTCTGGCAGAGGCGCAGGTTGGTCGGTCCGCAGCACTATCCCGCCATCAAGCCCGGGCAATGCAACCGCGCCAGCTTGCGCTTCTCCGTTTATCGCAAGGCCAACATGCACAGCCCAATCGCTACGTGCTTCGCCATATTCGCGGGTGCCGTCGACGGGATCGACGATCCAGACCCGGCTCATCGAGCAGCGCGCGACATCGTCGTTCTCTTCTTCCGACAGCAGTCCGTCGTCAGGCCGCTCTCGCCTCAAGGCTTCACATAGAAAAGCATTCGCCTGCCGGTCGCCTTCCTTGCCCAGCGCCTTGCCTTCGAACGCGCCGGAGGCTCGCACATCAAGCAGTATCTGCCCGGCTTTTAGCGCCAACTGCGCTGCGAGTTGTGCGTCTGTCACGTCAGCCTTGCTCACTTCAACGGCATGAGT
The Altererythrobacter ishigakiensis genome window above contains:
- a CDS encoding cytochrome b; this encodes MSFAWARQYEPQNGFMKWMDEKLPLPRLVYNAVGAGYPVPRNLNYMWNFGVLAGFFLVFQIVTGVVLAMHYAANQLVAFETVEHIMRNVNWGWLVRYAHANGASFFFLVIYLHIFRGFFYSSYKAPREMIWLLGVVIFLLMMATAFMGYVLPWGQMSFWGAQVITGLFGAIPVVGESIQVWILGGYAPDNAALNRFFSLHFLLPFVIAGVVILHIWALHIPGSSNPTGVEVKSESDTVPFHPYYTAKDGFGLGLILILFSIVVFYFPTTLGHAENYIEANPLSTPALIVPEWYFYPFYAILRAFTFDLVIPFTSIVLIPAKLLGVMAMFGSILIWFFLPWLDKGPVRSGHYRPTFRKFFWALVVCMAVLFYVGGMPAEEPYVMISQLATAYYFLHFLVILPLLSSIEKTEPLPYSITDAVLGKDGATAQPAE
- a CDS encoding cytochrome c1, which encodes MIRIGAILIGLFFSGIALWSLGKGAYANFTEPGEKPAYYAFKKKAEGPDEAFSFEGPFGTWDYAQLQRGYQVYKEVCAACHSIEYVAFRNLAELGYNEAEVKQEASTYNIPVYDASLAEVETRPGLPTDHFPAVPYFGAGEPPDLSLMTKARKNGIDYVYSLLTGYGEPDPELLAANPDFEVPAGLYFNPYFANVNLSMAPPLVADGQVTYNDGTEATVSQMAKDVTAFLTWTAEPRLIDRKQTGIPVLVFLFFATILAYLSKKQIWASVKPRKD
- a CDS encoding adenine phosphoribosyltransferase; the protein is MTPEELRGLVRTVPNFPQPGIQFRDITTLISHPLGLATSVRLLADRARELGAEAIAGMEARGFIFGAAVAVELELGFIPVRKPGKLPIETIGIDYALEYGTDRLEIDPGAISQGQTVVIVDDLIATGGTALAAAELLRQAGATVDDALFVIDLPDLGGAQKLRDASVEVSTLMEFEGD
- a CDS encoding 3'(2'),5'-bisphosphate nucleotidase CysQ; its protein translation is MTDAQLAAQLALKAGQILLDVRASGAFEGKALGKEGDRQANAFLCEALRRERPDDGLLSEEENDDVARCSMSRVWIVDPVDGTREYGEARSDWAVHVGLAINGEAQAGAVALPGLDGGIVLRTDQPAPLPEAAPVPRLVVSRTRPAKEAVEVSKAIGGELVPMGSAGAKAMAVVRGEAEIYLHSGGQYEWDSCAPVAVAKAHGLHCSRIDGSPLTYNNKDTYLPDLLICRPEWAERVLNEVAKLS